The Skermanella pratensis genome has a window encoding:
- a CDS encoding class I SAM-dependent methyltransferase has protein sequence MAEDPSQDPASVPGAVPRGPSVHPSDRPSPQGEAPEARWFGFREVDPRTKAPMVRQVFDSVASNYDLMNDLMSGGIHRLWKSDLIELIRPRPGMTLLDVAGGTGDISFRFLEAADGPAQAFVCDINERMILVGRDRAVDRGVLSGVDWIVGDAEKLPLKSRSVDVYTIAFGLRNVTRIDAALAEARRVLRPGGRFFCLEFSRVVLPVLREIYDRYSFTVLPRLGQMVAGDREAYQYLVESIRQFPDQRSLVGRIESAGFGQVRYRNLTGGVAAIHSGWRL, from the coding sequence TCCCGGCGCCGTGCCGCGCGGTCCGTCCGTTCATCCGTCCGACCGTCCCTCCCCCCAGGGAGAGGCGCCCGAGGCGCGCTGGTTCGGTTTCCGCGAGGTCGATCCCCGCACCAAGGCGCCGATGGTGCGCCAGGTGTTCGACAGCGTCGCGAGCAACTACGACCTGATGAACGACCTGATGTCGGGGGGCATCCACCGGCTGTGGAAGTCGGACCTGATCGAGCTGATCCGGCCGCGGCCGGGGATGACCCTGCTGGACGTGGCGGGCGGCACCGGCGACATCTCGTTCCGCTTCCTGGAAGCCGCTGATGGACCCGCCCAGGCCTTCGTCTGCGACATCAACGAGCGGATGATCCTGGTCGGCCGCGACCGGGCGGTCGACCGGGGCGTGCTGTCCGGGGTGGACTGGATCGTCGGGGACGCCGAGAAGCTGCCGCTGAAGAGCCGGTCGGTGGACGTCTATACCATCGCCTTCGGGCTGCGCAACGTCACGCGGATCGACGCGGCGCTGGCCGAGGCCCGGCGCGTGCTGCGGCCCGGCGGGCGTTTCTTCTGCCTGGAGTTCAGCCGGGTCGTGCTGCCGGTGCTGCGCGAGATCTACGACCGCTATTCCTTCACCGTGCTGCCGCGCCTGGGCCAGATGGTGGCCGGCGACCGCGAGGCGTACCAGTATCTCGTGGAAAGCATCCGGCAGTTCCCGGACCAGCGGAGCCTGGTCGGCCGGATCGAGTCGGCCGGGTTCGGCCAGGTGCGCTACCGCAACCTGACCGGCGGCGTCGCCGCGATCCATTCGGGCTGGCGGCTCTGA